In Papaver somniferum cultivar HN1 chromosome 9, ASM357369v1, whole genome shotgun sequence, the genomic stretch aaagaaaagaaaagggggAAAATATTATGTAACAGATTTTGGTATTTGGGCTAATTTTTAGTTTACGTACGCATGGGCCAAGTTTTAATAAATATTTGAAAACAACATGGGCTGGATAGATCAAATTGTGATGGAGTAAAAGTAAATTTCACCGTCGAATTTAATTTCTAAGCACTAACCGAAACGGAAGAGGACACAAaagtttaaaagaaaaaaaaaacgcaacATAACAATAAAATTGGGAAGAAGTCATATGTATATGTCATACTAATGGGCTAATTAAAAGTTTTATCCTGGGCTAATCTATAGTTATATGAATCTGTTGACCCTCACCTCCGTCACTGGTATTTTAGATCCTCGTTTTAACCTAGAAACTAAAAAGAAACGCaagatgagaagaaaaaaaggttgGAGGGAGTCAACAGAAGACTAGTTTTCTCGTATGTTTGTATAGACAGAGAGTTATTAGTGGGATATGTGGCGTGTGGTTTCTCATTTTCGTATAGACAGAGAGTTTATTTTGGGCTAACTATAATTATGACCTggctttttcattttttcttacgAATAGGCTGGCTAAAAAGAAGTTTCTCATATTTTGGGGGCTGCAGCCTGGGTAAGTCACCCCCAATACCGTCCCCGTCAGTGGTGCAAAAGGATTAAATAACGCGATTAATTGTTATAGAAtttctttggaaaaagaatgtgatACACGTTggagaaaaatataaaaattatgaccatccagaaaaagagaagaaaaaaaaagaaacacacaATACCCCATGAGAAATTGGTTTTAGATCTAGAATCTGATTAGAGCCATTTATGCAGTATGgcatttttattataaattttccAGAGAAAAGTTGATGATTCACCTTTAGTTACAGGATACTCTGAAATAATCAAGGAGACCATGTCATGAGAAATGTAAAATCAGTAACATGTCTAATCAGTAATTTGTCAATTCCATACTCAAACATCAGCAGGGCGGAGCTAGCTCGGGCCAAAGGCAGTTGACCCATAGTCCAAGACTTTGTGAAATTAGTTCCAAACTAAAACGTCAGCAGAGGCGGAGCTAGCTGGAGCAAACGACAGTGTACCTCGCTTACAtgcttcaggaaaaaaaaaagtatacctCGCTTTGAAGTTTAGTCCATTTTTCAGAAATCAAAAACCGTAAATTCAGAAATGAGTATCTTCTATGAAATTGAAAtattgtagaaaatctgatatcaaagacttaatgaaaaacACACAAAGTTAACTGAAATAAAACTTCCTCTTCTATTGTATTCgattcatggctcaacaacctatttgtATGAATAACAGACTTGACTCTCAAGCAATAAAGACTTCCaaaaataatcaaactctaataaagaaacttctagacaattcttaCGTAAACCGACTCAATTACCAGTAAAACTTGCAACTCAAGTTTACTTCACGGACACCATACCATTGGGTCAACAATACATGTTGATCCATTCACTTTGGATCAACTACAACAGTTGATCCATACCCTTTTTCTTTATTGGATCAACAACATTTTTTGATCCACTCGTAACTTGTCAACTCTTACAGTTGATCCATATCAACTGTatcaacaacacttgttgatcCCTCTTGTCTTCTTCacagtatcttggtttattcttcaacatcctcccttaaaccaagatactctttgcTAATCATTCCCAATTTTCCACGCAAGTATATGAAagtgttagacttcaaagacttggtgaaaatatcagccACTTGATTTTCACTTTCAACAAACTCCACAGCTATCTCCTTTTTACTTACAAGCTCTCTAATGTAACGATATTTAATATCAATGTGCTTACTCCTTCCATGAAACACAGGATTCTTAGTTAATGAAATTGTAGATTTGTTATCACAATCTAGTTGTTGGTGTCTTCTGTTCTTGAAACAATGACTTCAGCATCATTCTAAACCACACAGCTTGTGTATCACAATTGCTAGCAGCTATATACTCAACTTTTGTTGTAGATAATGCAATAACTTGTTgcttctttgatgaccaagagaaaaaaccaGTTCCCAACTGAAATCCATAACCTGATGTGCTCTTTCTTCCTTCTGTATCACTATCCCAATCACTATCAGTAAATCCAACCAATTTTGGATCTTCTGAAACATTATAGAGAATTCCCAAGCTAGTTGTTCCTCTAACATATCTCAGAATGCGTTTTGCAGCATGTAAATGTGATTGTCTAGGTTCTTTCATAAACCTACTAACCAATCCAACTGCATACATGGTATCTGATTTTTTAGCAGTCAAATATCTCAAACATCCAACAAGACCTTTAAAGTCTGTTGAATTCACAAGCTCTCATGATCCTTCTCTTGTCAATTTCAATCTCTCCTCTACTGGTGTTAAGATTGGATTAtaattatccatcttgaaacgcttcaaaattccttctgcatacctttgttgattgaTAAAAATTCCTTTATCAGATTTTTGtacttcaataccaagaaaatatgacatcaaaccaagatctgtcatctcaaactccttcaccatatcctccctgaattccTTGATTATTTCAGAACTATTTCCAGTAAATataagatcatccacatacaaacacactataatatgattgcCAAGACTATCAGCTTTCAAATATAAAGTATGCTCATGTAGACATCTAGTAAACCCTTTCTTGATGAAGTAAGATtctattcttgtataccaagctatcggtgcttgtttcaaaccatacaaggctttatttagcttgtatacttcattctccttcccctccataatgTAGCCAGCTGGTTACTctacataaacttcttcttctaatactccattcaagaatgttgacttcacatccatctgaaaTATCTTCCAATGTTTTTGTGCAGCTATAGCAATGACCATTCTTACTGTATCAagtcttgcaactggtgcaaatactTCTGAGTAATCTACTCCTTGTCTCTGTCTATATCCCTTACCAACTAACCTTGCCTTCAATCTATCTATTTCACTATTTGACTTGCACTTTGTTTTGTAAACCCACTTAACACCAATAGGCTTCTTTCTAGGAGGTAATTTAGTTAATTCCCACGTGTCATTCTTCTCAATTGACTTCAGTCCTTCATTCATAgcttgaatccaaccttgttctttagatgcttcCTCATGAGTtacaggatcacaatctccaTATAATGCAAAATTCACCACATCATCATCAGTTTCTTCATTATCTTTTGATAAAACataatcattcaacctagcaggtataatgtattttcttcttggtcttgtacTTTCTTGTTGAGGTATTACTTCTGTTCTTACTTCTTCATGTTGTTCTTCAACATTGTCTTGAGCTTGCACTTCTTCCTCAACTATAATTGGAACTGTTCTGACAGCAGCAGGTGGATCAACATTCCTTGTTGATCCAATATTATGTGGATCAACATCCCTTGTTGATCCATTGTTATGAGGATCAACATCCCTTGTTGATCCATTGTTATGAGGATCAACATTGATTGTTGATCCATTATTCCAATTCCATTGTGAATCTTCATCAAATATCACATCTCTACTTATAACTATCTTTCTAGTTTCTGGGTTATATAGCTTGTATCCTTTAGTCACTAAACTGTAACCAACAAGAATAcattttttactcttatcatCCAGCTTCTTTCTCAATTCTTTTGgtacatgtgcatatgcaatgcacccaaaaattctcagatgtcttacacttggtATTACTCCTCTCCATGCTTCTTCTGGTATCTTGTTATTCAAACTATTTGTAGGACATCTGTTAAGTAGATACACGGCTGTATCAACTGCATAACCCCAGAAATtctttggtaaatcttttgttcttcttatagttcttgccATCTCCATTATGGTTTTGTTCTTTCTTTCAGCTACACCATTCTGTTGAGGTGTATATCTTGTTGTTAGCTGATGTAGAATACCATGTTCTTCCATAAAACTATCAACAACAGTATATTTCGTCCCTCTATCAGTTCTTAATATCTTGATGCTCTTACCAATCTGTTTCTCAGCATAAGCTTTGAAACTTCTAAAAGCTTTAaaagcatcactcttttgtttAAGTAAATAAACCCATGCttttctactaaaatcatcaatgaaagttataAAGTAATTGTTACCTCCATGTGATGTAACTTCAATAGGACCACACAAGTCACTATGAATAATATCCAACTGTTGCTCAGCTCTTCTAGCTTTGTTAACTGGAAATGGATCTCTGTGCTGCTTTCCAAAGATGCAGTTTTCACACCTAGATTCTGGTACCTCAATAAAAGGTAAGCCCGACACCATCTCCTTTTTTTTGCTAAAGTTTGTAAACTGTTAAAGTTCACATGTCCCATTATCTTGTACCATAACCAAGTATCATTAGGCACACTGCTACTGTAACAACTTTCCTTTTGATGTtgaatattcaaaggaaataGTCTGTTTCTAGTCATCTCCACCCTTGATATCAATCTTCTTCTTTATCTCTGATAAAACAAACATCACTAAAGATATTCATACCATATCCTCTTTCAGAAAATTGTCCCATGCTCAACAAGTTTTGATGTAGTCCTGGTACATTGAATACATCCATGATGTAAGTCTTCACTCCATTCTTGAGAACAATCCCAATTCTCCCTTTTCCCATAACTGGAATGGTAGAATTATTACCAAACTTCACTGTGGATCTTACAGATTCATCTAGACTCTCAAATAAGTCTTTTTCCACACATGTGGTTACTGCAACCAGTATCTAAATACCTCTTATGTTGAAGATGTTCTTTAGGTGTATGACAAGCcaacaacatattttcttcttcttcttcttcttagatttctgcaatattagctttgaaattttctttgtagttgttatCCGTTGTATTTCTTGGTTTTTTACAATCAGCAGAAAAATGTGCAAAAATTCCACAGTTATAACACTGAACTTTTCTATCAACTGGTTTTCTTCCTCGATAACCCCCAGCATTAGGTTTTCCCTGATTGCTTCTCCAGCTTACTTGACTTTCAAGTgcttcttcaacttgttttgcagCAACTGTTTTCTCCAACAATCTTTGTTCACAAGCTTGTAaagaacccaataactcattaAGAGTCATAGTTGCAGCAGTGTTGCACTCTTCTATAGAAGTTACTTTTGCTTCATACTTCTCAGATaagcttcttaatatcttttcAACAATTGCTGAATCTTCTACAGTATCACCATTGGCtttcatctcattgacaagattcaaTGTCCTTGAGAAAAACCTGATATTGCTTTAGTAGTTTCCATCTGCGACAGTTCATACtttctttttagggtttgtaatctaaCCTTCTTGACCTTGTTAGATCCTGTGTAATAGTTTATCAAACCATCCCATGATGTTTTAGCTTGCTTAATATATATAACTTTGtccatgagagattcatgaaCACCCTGATGAAGAATACATGTAGCTTTagaattcttctttctgttttcagtTAATAGAGTTTGCGCAACTCCTTCAAGTACAACTCCTTCTGCTGGTTCTACATAACCATCCTTCACAATATCCCAAATCTCTTGGAATATGAATATATTCTCCATCTGCAACCTCCAGTGTTCaaagtttttaccttcaaacacCGGCACCTTGATTAAACTTAAACTTGTCATCTTCTTTAACTTAACTTCTCATACCCACAGGCCTAGAACCTGAtaccagtgctctgataccagatgtaaaaaatttgatatcaaagacttaatgaaaaacACACAAAGTTAACTGAAATAAAACTCTCTCTTCTATTGTATTCGATctatggctcaacaacctatttatatgaatAACAGACTTGACTCTCAAGCAATAAATACTTCCaaaaataatcaaactctaacaaagaaacttctagacaattcttaCGTAAACCGACCCAATTACCAGTAAAACTTGCAACTCAAGTTTACTTCACGGACACCATACCATTGGGTCAACAATACATGTTGATCCATTCACTTTGGATCAACTACAACAGTTGATCCATACCCTTTTTCTTTATTGGATCAACAACATTTGTTGATCCACTCGTAACTTGTCAACCCTTACAGTTGATCCATATCAACTGTATCAACAACACTTATTGATCCCTCTTGTCTTCTTCacagtatcttggtttattcttcaacaaataTGGATTAAAAATCTTGAGTTAAAGCTTGAGTGAGTTCACTAACATACTTAGATAATCATACAGGACACAACCGAGTCTTCATTTCTTCATCCTGGTTGGTTAAACAGTTTCGAGGATCAAGTGATAATAGACATATATATGGAACCAATCAGGGACAGCATGGAAGTCTTTACTAGATAAGTTACCTGATGAATTCGAGGGAGAAAGAAATATGGTGGTTGTCCACATCCTGCCGTACGCATTGTTTTGATAGGACAATGTCTGAATTTGACTAAAGAGTGGATGGGATCATTTCATCTCAATGCGGGCAGTATTAGTTTTATAGACTTCCCTGATGGACCTTTCGGAAAGGTGTTATACGTTGTATAAATTACACCGCCCATTAAGGGAGGTGATCAATACCTGTTAATGAAGAGGTTTAGATGTAAATGCATTATGTAATTTATGTTCTTactgatgaaaaaaaaaaataaggctGATGAATGGAAATATGCCTTCCACCTAACAATTGTGAAATTCATTATAAACTTGTAATAAtacacacaaaattggttaaaaagaccaaaatcaacaatctctggatgaaaaggacatttagattttgaaactgtttaaatggacaaaaatgtaaaaatagtcaggacgtaaacagtttcatcctacccattttcaaatacattttcttatttttaattaacatcaggatgcatccagtttcatccttactattttttaagtttaagttatgatgaatccagtttcatccttgctatttttttggtgtccatttcagccataataatttttactcgtccatttgaaccatgttttaaaaatatttggaaaaataacTCATTTTCCGAATAATAAAATCAagtaaagtaaagaaaaattacacaaaattggttaaaaagaccaaaatcaacaattcctgggtgaaaaagacatttagattttgatattgtttaaatggacaaaaatgtaaaaatagtcaggatgtaaacagtttcatcctacccattttcaaatactttttcttattttcaatttacatcaggatgcatccggtttcatccttgttattttttaagtttaagtcaggatgaatccagtttcatccttgctatttttttggtgtccatttcacccatactaatttttactcgtccatttgaatcatgttctaaaaatatttggacaaatgatccatttttcgGAAAAATTATTGGTAATATTATATGGGCCAAGATATCCATTATGATAAAGCAAGAATTCAACAAATCAACCTTTTAAGAAGTGTCACCTTCGTATTGATGATTTTATAAATATATATTAAGAAAAACTCAATACCCTAGAACCTCCACGAATTTTTATAGCTGCCACGTCTAGCCGGAAAGTCTTTCCAGAATTTCGAAGTTTACCATTCAGTTTTCTCCACCACCTCAAGATCGTGGTGGCTTCCGAAATAAAATCATGTGAACATCTACCTATCTATATAAGGAGTCTGATATACATACACACATATCTCTGTGTGTGTGACCAGGTAGAGAGATATATACTAAAGTGTagatacaaaaattacatgagaCGTTCCTTCAAAATAAATGTATAAATGGCATGAAAGCTTCATTTTCTAAATAAGTAAATGATTTTACGGGATTGTGGAAAGACATACCAATTTTTCCCAGCGAGTCTTTAATATTTGTTTGCTTTTTAATTTTTACTAGCCAGTCTTAGTCGCTCCAAAATGTTTCAGTTCATTTTCTAAGTCCTATTTATAGTCTGCAAACACGGCATTCCAACTCTTCTTGGGGAATTGCATCCACAAACCCAAAATCAAGATAAAAAAAGGTAGGTCATTCCTTTTGTATCCCTTAACCATAAAACAAATGCTTGTTTTTCTATATAAAATCAATCGAACCGGCATTAATTTTTATTATCGACTGCTTCAGTTTCAATATAGTCTTGTGCAAACTTCTGCACAGCAACAATCATCACTGGCTCGTCATGGTATTTCAGGTCTAGTTGGGAAACTTGTAACTCAATTGGAGGTCAATTGCGATGCTGACAAATATTATAAAATCTGGAAGCACCAAAAAGATGTCCCCAAAGGCAATTCCTCATCTTTTCACAGGCGTCAAAGTTATCAACGGAGAAGCAACCCCTTCTGGTTGTATCAAAAGAGGAATTCCATTGATTTGCTAGCTATATTAATATTGCAATAAACCATATGAACATTGAAACCCGAACTGATTTGAAATCATAAAACTAACCACAAAAAGCAGATCATTCAATTTCGAACAAACAATAAAATGATCCCAGAGTCCCTCCTAAATTTCATTACATagtgtaggtgtagataatccacagggctaggtggcaagatcctaagttATGATACATCAAAGAGAAAAGAACGGTGAAGCACAGGATAGAACCAAGcggcgcaaagagcgaggtatcacgtgggtcgaACGTGATGGCCCAATAGGTGTCGGATGTGAtgtgacccttatcctctgacaggtcaggcgaacaatcagaaagcactcggtcagacgaaggaagatggtcaaacaaaggaacgagaagaaagaagggcgacatcgtgctAACCAGGCGATacagactcggcctcgggtgaagaactatcggtcaaaccaggAAGTCGGGCGATCAGTGAAGGTACGATTGAGAACAGCTAaaatgatgtaatgtgaccaacattgtaattctgttgtatgtcgactttggcctataaatataagggcaaGACGAGAGAGAGAGAGGTAGGTTGTGAGGAGGAAAAAAAAGGCATTATACTTGAGTTGTGAGAGCttcaccatttgagaaggagagagcaacttgtaaccaaagaagagaaataagaacattcttcctttcaccccgtggacgtatgtaatcataccgaaccacgtatatccttgTGTCTACATTTGCTTGtgtatcttcactttgtgttaaatCATCTTATGCTTcgttggatgtagtgtgtggttttatgccatTACATTCttgcgccgactaaggggaacgtctaagttctccggataccttgACTGCATGTACCGACAAAGACGATCCAAAAGCTCCTAAAAACACTTTGCGTGTTAATTGATGCTAGGGAATGAACTCTGCTCGGCAAAAGTCTGTTTATAATCTTTTGGTTTAAGTTATGCTGGTATAGTTAAGTTTTTGTTGAGAAAATTGAGTTGTTAGCAAACATTTTCAGTTGGTTTGAATCTGAACAGTCGACTAGTCTTGTCTCTAGCCGAGTCTGTTTTCAGGTCTCAATTTTCGTTTTCGTAGCATCTTTGGTACTTCTCTTCTTATTTGGATCTTAGTTATTGTTTTATGAGTCCGACAGCGGAAAACTCATAAACTCCCAAGTAACATCTTTGATGTATGGTAAAAGTTGTTTGAGGTTCGTTGTTGGCTTGGGAAAGTACCGAAACAACAGCACGACGAATCATACATCGCTGGTGAAAGAGTCCAAGGAATCAAGGGAAGACATCCCTTGGCAGTTCCAAGGAAGTGCATAAGTCTTAGTCCAGTTTTTTCCATGGCATGCTGACCTCATAAAAGTACGAATTGGGACCTTTTACCCACAAAGAACTAGGTgttaatgatttggagtctagggaatgtaTGACAAATTGTAGCTAGTGCAGAGTCGTGGTACTAAAAGCGACGTCGTTCCCTTGAAAGAGACGTAGCATGATACCCGTCTAAAAGAGACTCTTAGAGTCTGAACAGGGCAAACTGGCAAGGTCAGCATGACAGAGCAGAGGGAATCGTACTTTTGAAACTCAGTTTTAGTGTCAGCCACCTTTTCCTTCTAAAAACTGTACGCACTatagaaacttttcaaaaacaggtcaaagtaaggtgttgtctATTTTTGCTGACTTAggtagggacgactctcggactAACAACACACTGTGTCTGATGGCTAGCACGTCAGGGATGGGAAGAACTCTGAGGAACCGCACGATCTCCAGTAACAGCATGCAAGGAGGAGTAACTGGGACGAGGCGAGGGAGTAACGGGCATCCACCACCAGAGGGATCACGAGCTGCTGCAAGGGGTATGCCAACTGTGGACGAGGAGATCGATCTGGGACTAGACGGTGACCCATCGCCTCTGGAGCGAAGCGCCTCTCCCCCAAGGAGGGATGATCAAATAGATGGACTTACCGCGTCAGACACGGAAGATGATGAGGAAGCATTGATCCTGCATGCTCAGAGACGAAACATCAGACGACAATctgagtatcaagaagccctCGGACGAGAGCAAGAACGGTTAAGGCGAGTACAACTGGGACGAGAAGCGGTTATCGGGGTCGATCCGGTGACATCGACTCAGATACCTCCAAatataccacctccaccacctgtgACGATGGAAGCACCCCCTGCTCATC encodes the following:
- the LOC113311884 gene encoding uncharacterized protein LOC113311884: MKANGDTVEDSAIVEKILRSLSEKYEAKVTSIEECNTAATMTLNELLGSLQACEQRLLEKTVAAKQVEEALESQVSWRSNQGKPNAGGYRGRKPVDRKVQCYNCGIFAHFSADLTTCVEKDLFESLDESVRSTVKFGNNSTIPVMGKGRIGIVLKNGVKTYIMDVFNVPGLHQNLLSMGQFSERGYGMNIFSDVCFIRDKEED